A window of the Diabrotica undecimpunctata isolate CICGRU chromosome 1, icDiaUnde3, whole genome shotgun sequence genome harbors these coding sequences:
- the LOC140441681 gene encoding uncharacterized protein isoform X1, with protein sequence MKWIITLPLCILAVLAHSPPKKDCVEPPPPPCPTEKECETVRCYQPTCQPGFEAKKPPCSCCYECLPRDCETNCEAVLCPKLDCMRGEVLTTVKCKCCPQCAPAQFEPHCDGVKCVNPVCKSWQLTLKPRCRCCPICVLTIR encoded by the coding sequence ATGAAGTGGATAATCACACTGCCTCTTTGCATTTTAGCAGTTTTAGCACACAGCCCTCCAAAGAAAGACTGCGTTGAGCCACCTCCACCTCCGTGCCCGACAGAAAAAGAATGTGAGACCGTGCGTTGTTATCAACCAACGTGTCAACCAGGATTCGAAGCCAAAAAACCACCATGCTCCTGTTGCTACGAATGCTTACCAAGAGATTGCGAAACCAACTGCGAAGCTGTTCTGTGTCCCAAACTGGACTGTATGCGTGGCGAAGTTCTCACTACGGTGAAATGTAAATGCTGTCCCCAATGCGCACCGGCACAATTTGAGCCCCATTGTGATGGCGTAAAATGTGTTAACCCTGTTTGTAAATCGTGGCAGCTAACTCTCAAACCTCGATGTAGATGCTGTCCTATATGTGTGCTAACGATAAG
- the LOC140441681 gene encoding uncharacterized protein isoform X2 — MKWIITLPLCILAVLAHSPPKKDCVEPPPPPCPTEKECETVRCYQPTCQPGFEAKKPPCSCCYECLPRDCETNCEAVLCPKLDCMRGEVLTTVKCKCCPQCAPAQFEPHCDGVKCVNPVCKSWQLTLKPRCRCCPICVLTIS; from the coding sequence ATGAAGTGGATAATCACACTGCCTCTTTGCATTTTAGCAGTTTTAGCACACAGCCCTCCAAAGAAAGACTGCGTTGAGCCACCTCCACCTCCGTGCCCGACAGAAAAAGAATGTGAGACCGTGCGTTGTTATCAACCAACGTGTCAACCAGGATTCGAAGCCAAAAAACCACCATGCTCCTGTTGCTACGAATGCTTACCAAGAGATTGCGAAACCAACTGCGAAGCTGTTCTGTGTCCCAAACTGGACTGTATGCGTGGCGAAGTTCTCACTACGGTGAAATGTAAATGCTGTCCCCAATGCGCACCGGCACAATTTGAGCCCCATTGTGATGGCGTAAAATGTGTTAACCCTGTTTGTAAATCGTGGCAGCTAACTCTCAAACCTCGATGTAGATGCTGTCCTATATGTGTGCTAACGATAAG